A section of the Nitrospirota bacterium genome encodes:
- a CDS encoding polysaccharide biosynthesis tyrosine autokinase: MDRNTDFIPFQSPQSDDSENALADYAGACRRRIWLIVGCTVGFAAVAAVWSLMQTPLYQAKATVVVDKAGPSGLERDREYRQDLTPEYFQTQFELMKSHHIFQRTAQLLHLSERPEYKPNPSALKSLWGSIFPGPPSMDAVERKNGAGGPSLEEEEIDDRLLKRFAETVEIVPIRGARLAHVIATSEDPQFAALIANTLASVYIERTQELNAVSKEKAAQWFTNNLDGLRKKAEAAQQALYRFRVKHGLLGGKDRQSAATQANSELDSELVRAEMKRVEAQSRMEQLQSVLRNRTGQNGVTEIDWSSLDALTEVLNSPLIQTLRAQEIRASGQVAELAEKYGPLHPKLGRAQAEMQDLRERIRQEAQKIFDSVKHEYNAASSRVRVMKEAAGRHRQEKIQLEQHEVEYGILEREAESTQHIYDVFLKQTKEADLPVGLGAANVYLADAAVPSSIPVKPRKQLNTLLGLLLGLMTGVGLALVLEARDRTLKGPKDLERYLPKVSLLGVLPLLPKAGTGESTRLLTDQSSGATAESIRIIRTSVLLSSPNELPACVLITSPGENEGKTTLAVSLAIALAQLKNARVLLIDADFRKPPHRYIHGIQRNGNQTKGLAGFLSGSMKLEEVIHQTDIPNLSVIPRGKRPSNPSELFHSKQMRLLLNRCREEGYHVILDAPPVLPVTDPVILARQVDGVLMVASVGQTTREACRLAIQRLTGAGGNILGIVLQKVHVPDNSYFCHVPEEGDEADDNGLVSEADQWSSSSKF, translated from the coding sequence ATGGATCGCAATACGGATTTTATTCCATTCCAATCACCCCAAAGTGATGACTCTGAGAACGCCCTCGCGGACTATGCCGGCGCCTGTCGGCGGCGGATATGGCTTATCGTCGGGTGTACGGTGGGGTTTGCAGCGGTTGCGGCGGTCTGGTCACTCATGCAGACGCCGCTCTATCAGGCGAAAGCCACGGTGGTCGTCGACAAAGCAGGACCGAGCGGTCTGGAAAGAGACCGGGAATACCGTCAGGACCTTACCCCGGAATACTTCCAGACTCAGTTTGAACTGATGAAAAGCCATCATATATTTCAACGAACTGCACAGCTCCTTCATCTGTCCGAGCGGCCGGAGTACAAACCTAACCCCTCAGCACTGAAATCACTATGGGGTAGCATATTTCCCGGCCCGCCAAGCATGGATGCTGTCGAGCGGAAAAATGGAGCGGGTGGACCGTCATTGGAAGAAGAAGAAATTGACGATCGATTACTCAAGCGTTTTGCTGAAACTGTCGAGATCGTGCCGATTCGGGGCGCAAGACTGGCTCATGTGATCGCAACCTCTGAGGATCCACAATTTGCCGCTCTGATCGCCAATACCCTGGCGTCGGTCTACATCGAACGCACCCAAGAGCTGAACGCAGTGTCGAAGGAAAAAGCCGCTCAGTGGTTTACCAACAATCTCGATGGCCTGCGGAAGAAAGCCGAAGCGGCTCAACAGGCGCTGTATCGTTTTCGTGTGAAGCATGGGTTGTTGGGAGGGAAGGATCGACAATCGGCGGCCACGCAAGCGAACAGCGAATTGGACTCGGAGCTTGTCAGGGCGGAAATGAAGCGAGTCGAGGCCCAATCGCGGATGGAGCAACTTCAATCGGTCTTGCGTAACCGAACCGGTCAGAATGGCGTGACCGAAATCGACTGGTCGAGCTTGGATGCCTTGACCGAAGTGCTGAACTCGCCGCTGATTCAGACGCTGCGGGCGCAGGAGATCAGGGCGTCAGGACAGGTTGCCGAGCTGGCGGAAAAGTATGGCCCGCTTCATCCGAAACTGGGTCGCGCACAGGCGGAGATGCAGGATCTTCGTGAGCGGATCCGGCAAGAGGCGCAGAAAATTTTCGACTCTGTGAAACACGAATATAACGCGGCATCCAGCCGGGTACGCGTCATGAAGGAAGCAGCGGGTCGACATAGACAAGAGAAAATCCAGCTTGAGCAGCATGAAGTCGAGTACGGAATCCTCGAACGGGAGGCAGAAAGCACGCAGCATATATATGATGTCTTTCTGAAACAGACGAAAGAAGCCGATCTCCCGGTGGGATTGGGAGCTGCCAATGTGTATCTCGCCGACGCCGCAGTGCCAAGTTCCATTCCAGTAAAACCCAGGAAGCAGCTCAACACTCTTTTGGGTCTTCTACTGGGACTCATGACGGGGGTCGGACTCGCGCTCGTCCTTGAAGCCCGCGACCGGACCCTGAAGGGGCCAAAAGATTTGGAGCGCTATCTGCCCAAGGTCTCCTTGCTGGGTGTGTTACCACTCTTGCCGAAAGCCGGGACCGGAGAGAGCACACGTCTCCTCACCGACCAATCCTCCGGCGCCACGGCTGAAAGTATCCGCATTATCAGGACCAGTGTATTGCTCTCCAGTCCCAACGAGTTGCCGGCCTGTGTTCTTATCACGAGCCCCGGAGAAAACGAGGGGAAGACCACGCTTGCAGTGAGCCTGGCGATCGCGCTGGCTCAGTTGAAAAACGCGCGAGTCTTGCTGATTGATGCGGACTTCCGGAAACCACCTCACCGGTACATCCACGGGATCCAACGCAACGGAAATCAGACGAAAGGACTCGCCGGTTTCCTGTCTGGAAGCATGAAACTGGAAGAAGTTATTCATCAAACCGACATTCCAAACCTCTCCGTGATTCCTCGAGGGAAGCGACCATCCAATCCTTCGGAACTGTTCCACTCCAAGCAGATGAGACTGCTGCTGAATCGATGTCGAGAGGAGGGGTATCACGTCATTCTGGATGCTCCACCGGTCCTCCCTGTCACCGACCCTGTGATCCTCGCACGCCAGGTCGATGGCGTGCTCATGGTGGCCAGTGTCGGTCAGACAACCAGGGAAGCCTGTCGCTTGGCGATCCAACGACTGACGGGGGCGGGAGGGAACATATTGGGAATCGTCCTACAGAAAGTCCATGTCCCGGATAACTCGTACTTCTGTCATGTGCCTGAGGAAGGTGACGAAGCTGATGATAATGGATTGGTTTCTGAAGCCGATCAATGGAGTTCCTCTTCGAAGTTCTAA
- a CDS encoding polysaccharide biosynthesis C-terminal domain-containing protein, with the protein MVGNIGIMKSAVQVGLNWWNTWREQSINRRIFAAMLTVGGVTVVVKLAAAAKEIVVASQFGTSDELDAFLIAFLLPQFAINLIGGSLNAALIPTYLQVREQQGKEAAQRLLSGVMVLSVGFLVGLSVVLAVTASYILPLVASGFSPEKLALARSLYYGLLATLVLSGLATTWGAILNAENRFALPAAAPVATSILTVLVVIGIAKQWGGHALVLGVVGGVLIETVMLGWALAQEGVSLIPRWSGISPAVKEVLRQYAPMVAAGFLMGGAAVVSQSMAAMLDSGSVSALAYGNKVTSLIIGIGAVAVSRAVLPHFSRMVIAMDWDGLRHTLLMYSRWLLIVTLPVTLALIYFSESIVAVLFQRGAFTEADTNLVGRVQAMLLLQVPLYMVSMLFVRLISAFKANHWMLWGNVINLCLCIALTYVFMQWFGVVGVALATSIMYIMSCGFLVLVSLRLIKEKTGERR; encoded by the coding sequence ATGGTTGGAAACATTGGGATTATGAAGAGCGCCGTGCAAGTCGGCCTGAACTGGTGGAACACCTGGCGGGAACAATCGATCAACCGTCGGATCTTTGCCGCCATGCTCACGGTCGGTGGGGTGACCGTTGTCGTCAAGCTGGCTGCGGCTGCCAAAGAGATCGTCGTAGCCTCCCAATTCGGCACGAGCGACGAATTAGATGCATTCCTGATCGCGTTCCTGCTGCCGCAATTCGCCATAAATTTGATCGGGGGGTCCTTAAATGCTGCGCTTATCCCAACTTACCTTCAGGTGCGGGAACAACAGGGGAAGGAGGCGGCCCAGCGTCTATTATCGGGCGTCATGGTCTTGAGCGTCGGCTTTCTAGTCGGCCTGTCCGTGGTGCTAGCGGTCACTGCCTCGTACATCCTTCCACTGGTGGCGTCTGGATTTTCCCCCGAAAAGCTGGCCCTTGCCCGATCATTGTACTATGGGTTGCTGGCCACGCTGGTCTTGAGTGGGTTGGCCACAACCTGGGGAGCCATTCTTAACGCAGAGAACCGCTTTGCCCTACCGGCTGCGGCACCGGTGGCCACCTCGATTCTCACAGTGCTTGTGGTCATAGGCATCGCAAAACAGTGGGGCGGTCATGCCCTTGTCTTAGGGGTTGTCGGAGGAGTGCTGATTGAAACAGTCATGCTGGGGTGGGCGCTTGCACAAGAAGGGGTATCGCTGATTCCCCGGTGGAGCGGAATCTCTCCTGCCGTCAAAGAAGTATTACGGCAATATGCCCCAATGGTCGCCGCTGGCTTCTTAATGGGCGGCGCTGCCGTCGTGAGCCAATCCATGGCCGCAATGCTTGATTCAGGCAGCGTGTCTGCATTGGCCTATGGGAACAAGGTTACGAGCCTTATTATTGGCATTGGCGCGGTTGCTGTGAGTAGAGCAGTCCTTCCCCATTTTTCCCGTATGGTCATCGCAATGGATTGGGATGGGCTCCGGCACACCCTCCTCATGTACTCTCGGTGGCTCCTCATCGTGACACTCCCTGTGACGCTGGCTCTGATCTACTTCTCTGAGTCCATTGTGGCGGTGCTGTTCCAGCGGGGCGCATTTACGGAAGCGGATACCAACTTGGTGGGCCGAGTGCAGGCAATGTTGTTGTTACAAGTTCCCTTGTACATGGTGAGCATGTTATTCGTGAGACTGATTTCTGCCTTCAAGGCCAATCATTGGATGCTGTGGGGCAACGTCATCAACCTCTGCCTGTGTATTGCCCTGACCTATGTCTTTATGCAGTGGTTCGGCGTGGTGGGTGTCGCATTGGCTACAAGTATCATGTACATCATGTCATGTGGCTTTCTGGTTCTTGTTTCATTGCGACTGATAAAGGAGAAGACGGGTGAGCGGCGATAA
- a CDS encoding glycosyltransferase family 4 protein, translating into MRITLVVSSVSGGGAEAVLAGMANYWAERSHEVTLITVTSAKHDIFPLHPGIRRIGLRLMGDSSHVVAAGWNNFRRLTRLRQAIKVSHPDVVLSFIDKTNVLTLAASLGLGIPVIVSERNDPRHHDIGTVWARLRRLLYPQATAVVVQTDGVRIWAERFLKSHRVHVIPNAVSVPDGVRKGRTEIKPPGWRVAAMARLQPQKGLDILLKAFAQCARKHSDWSLIIVGEGGERKRLEALAIELGIANRVSMPGRMRYPWRTLCGTDLFVLSSNYEGFPNALMEAMACGLPAISTDCPSGPREIIRDGVDGLLVSPNDVPALAGAMDRLMADPTERQRFGARAPEVVERFSRDKIMSLWDELLSRISRDEPIMGPVRFFAKDYQPETTP; encoded by the coding sequence ATGCGCATAACACTGGTGGTTTCGTCTGTTTCCGGTGGCGGAGCAGAAGCGGTACTGGCCGGCATGGCCAATTACTGGGCCGAACGGTCGCATGAAGTGACGCTCATCACAGTTACTTCAGCAAAACACGACATCTTCCCGCTTCATCCTGGCATCCGTCGAATCGGCCTGAGGCTCATGGGAGACTCTTCCCATGTTGTTGCGGCTGGGTGGAACAATTTCCGGAGGCTCACGCGCTTGCGTCAAGCGATCAAGGTAAGTCACCCGGACGTGGTCCTGAGTTTTATCGATAAAACGAATGTCCTTACATTGGCGGCGAGCCTTGGGTTAGGGATACCCGTCATCGTGTCCGAACGCAATGACCCCCGTCACCATGACATCGGAACCGTCTGGGCTAGGCTGCGGCGCTTGCTCTACCCACAAGCCACGGCAGTGGTAGTACAGACCGATGGAGTTCGGATTTGGGCCGAACGGTTTCTGAAGAGTCATAGGGTCCATGTCATCCCGAATGCCGTGTCTGTTCCGGACGGAGTGCGCAAGGGTCGTACTGAGATAAAGCCCCCGGGATGGAGGGTTGCGGCCATGGCACGGCTTCAGCCTCAGAAGGGACTTGACATCCTGCTGAAGGCCTTTGCTCAATGCGCCAGGAAACACTCCGATTGGTCCTTAATCATTGTCGGGGAAGGTGGAGAGCGGAAGCGGCTGGAGGCATTGGCCATTGAGTTGGGCATAGCGAATCGTGTGAGTATGCCGGGGCGAATGCGCTATCCCTGGAGGACCCTGTGTGGGACCGATCTGTTCGTCCTGTCATCTAATTATGAAGGGTTCCCGAATGCTCTGATGGAGGCGATGGCCTGCGGACTTCCAGCGATCAGTACTGACTGTCCCAGTGGACCAAGGGAAATTATCCGTGACGGCGTTGACGGTCTCTTGGTCTCTCCCAATGATGTACCTGCCCTGGCAGGAGCAATGGATCGCTTGATGGCAGATCCAACGGAACGCCAACGGTTTGGTGCGCGTGCACCCGAAGTCGTTGAACGGTTCAGCAGAGACAAAATTATGAGCTTGTGGGACGAGTTATTGTCGCGCATATCGCGCGACGAACCGATCATGGGGCCGGTCAGATTTTTTGCCAAAGATTACCAGCCTGAGACGACCCCCTGA
- a CDS encoding glycosyltransferase, producing MVVIPNGFDLETCRPDSAARESVRNELQIPEDAPVIGLVARFNPQKDHRTFIQAARLLHNDRPDVRFVLCGAEVSWDNQALVRWIEEGGVRKQVYLLGRRNDIPRLTASFDIASSSSSFGEGFPNVLGEAMSCGVPCVTTDVGDSALIVGQNGMVVPPSMNPFFRKSPAANVSSRILP from the coding sequence ATGGTGGTCATTCCCAACGGATTTGATCTTGAAACATGCAGGCCGGATTCAGCGGCACGCGAGTCAGTCCGGAACGAATTACAAATCCCCGAGGATGCTCCAGTCATCGGCTTGGTAGCACGCTTTAACCCTCAGAAAGACCATCGCACCTTTATCCAGGCTGCGAGATTGCTCCACAACGACAGACCGGACGTGCGTTTCGTGCTTTGCGGGGCTGAAGTGAGTTGGGACAATCAGGCCCTGGTCAGGTGGATCGAGGAGGGAGGTGTTAGAAAGCAGGTTTACCTGCTGGGAAGGCGTAATGATATTCCCAGGCTGACCGCCTCCTTCGACATTGCCTCTTCCTCTTCTTCCTTTGGTGAGGGGTTTCCAAATGTTCTCGGCGAGGCCATGAGTTGTGGTGTGCCCTGCGTGACAACCGATGTAGGGGATTCCGCTCTTATCGTGGGACAAAATGGCATGGTCGTGCCGCCAAGTATGAATCCATTTTTCAGAAAGTCGCCTGCGGCGAACGTGTCTAGCAGGATTCTTCCGTGA